A window of Diospyros lotus cultivar Yz01 chromosome 14, ASM1463336v1, whole genome shotgun sequence contains these coding sequences:
- the LOC127790472 gene encoding LOW QUALITY PROTEIN: beta-fructofuranosidase, insoluble isoenzyme 1-like (The sequence of the model RefSeq protein was modified relative to this genomic sequence to represent the inferred CDS: substituted 1 base at 1 genomic stop codon) has protein sequence MEGPKFLWVLLGLVFYSLILKNGVEVEASHKVYKQYQNVPAVEVKQIHRTGFHFQPRKHWMNDPNGPMYYNGFYHLFYQYNPKGAVWGNIVWAHSISMDLINWASLEPAIYPSKPFDQYGCWSGSATILPGNKPIILYTGVIDGKKTQVQNYAVPANLSDPYLREWVKPDNNPLVLAGIGMNGTAFRDPTTAWRTQDGHWRIVVGGKRRDRGVAYLYRSKDFLKWTRAHHPLHTSAHTGMWECPDFYPVSMDSENGVDTSVTEGNIKHVLKVSLDVTRYEYYTLGTYDCQKDQYVPDKTCTDGWTGLRYDYGNFYASKTFFDPGKNRRILWGWANESDSADEDTRKGWAGIQAIPRKVWLDTCGKQLMQWPIEEVETLRTGQVRLRDQLIHTGDVVEVKGITAAQADVEVMFSFSSLERAEPFDPSWGQMDAQQLCSLKGSTVRGGVGPFGLLTLASQHLEEYTPVFFRVFKAKHKHVVLMCSDASSSSLEKGLYKPSFAGFVNVDLTDRKKLSLRTLIDQSVVESFGAGGRTCITTRVYPTLAVMDKAHLYAFNNGTQAVTIDYLNAWSMDKPVINXLKEGKRFY, from the exons ATGGAGGGCCCCAAGTTTCTCTGGGTATTATTAGGGTTGGTGTTTTACAGTCTGATACTCAAGAATGGCGTTGAAGTTGAAGCGTCCCACAAGGTTTATAAGCAGTACCAGAATGTTCCTGCTGTCGAGGTGAAGCAAATTCACAGAACTGGCTTTCACTTTCAACCCAGAAAGCACTGGATGAATG ATCCAAATG GGCCGATGTATTACAATGGATTCTACCATCTATTTTACCAGTACAATCCTAAGGGCGCAGTATGGGGCAACATTGTCTGGGCTCATTCAATATCCATGGACCTGATCAACTGGGCCTCACTGGAGCCCGCAATCTACCCATCAAAGCCCTTCGATCAATACGGGTGTTGGTCCGGGTCGGCCACAATCTTACCCGGCAACAAGCCCATCATACTCTATACTGGCGTCATTGACGGGAAAAAGACCCAGGTCCAGAACTACGCGGTGCCTGCCAACTTGTCGGACCCGTACCTCAGGGAATGGGTCAAGCCCGATAACAACCCGCTGGTGCTGGCGGGCATCGGCATGAACGGGACCGCCTTTCGAGATCCGACCACCGCGTGGCGGACCCAGGACGGGCACTGGCGGATAGTGGTGGGTGGCAAGAGGAGGGATAGAGGGGTGGCTTACTTGTATCGGAGCAAGGATTTCTTGAAATGGACCCGGGCCCATCACCCGCTACACACTTCGGCCCACACGGGAATGTGGGAATGCCCGGATTTTTATCCGGTATCAATGGATAGTGAAAACGGGGTGGATACCTCAGTGACAGAAGGAAACATTAAGCACGTGTTAAAAGTGAGCCTGGATGTTACGAGGTACGAGTACTACACTCTTGGAACGTATGACTGTCAAAAAGACCAATATGTCCCTGACAAAACTTGCACTGATGGTTGGACTGGGTTGAGATACGACTATGGAAATTTTTATGCTTCCAAGACATTTTTTGATCCCGGCAAGAATAGAAGGATCTTGTGGGGTTGGGCCAACGAGTCTGATTCAGCAGATGAGGATACTCGTAAAGGGTGGGCTGGGATTCAG GCGATTCCGAGAAAGGTCTGGCTTGATACGTGCGGGAAACAACTGATGCAATGGCCGATTGAAGAAGTAGAGACTCTGAGAACGGGCCAAGTTCGCCTGAGGGATCAGTTGATCCATACGGGGGATGTTGTTGAGGTTAAAGGGATCACAGCTGCACAG GCTGATGTTGAAGTCATGTTTTCATTCTCGAGCTTGGAGAGGGCCGAGCCGTTTGACCCGAGCTGGGGTCAGATGGATGCCCAGCAGCTTTGCAGCCTCAAGGGCTCGACTGTGCGGGGTGGGGTTGGCCCATTTGGGCTTCTAACGTTAGCTTCTCAGCACCTTGAAGAGTACACTCCTGTCTTCTTCAGAGTTTTCAAGGCCAAACACAAGCACGTGGTTCTCATGTGCTCTGATGCATCCAG TTCCTCTTTGGAGAAAGGGCTGTACAAGCCATCATTTGCAGGTTTTGTGAACGTAGATTTGACCGATCGGAAGAAGCTGTCTCTCAGGACTTTG ATTGATCAATCGGTGGTGGAGAGCTTTGGGGCAGGAGGAAGAACGTGCATTACGACAAGGGTTTACCCAACACTGGCAGTGATGGACAAGGCGCATCTCTATGCATTTAACAATGGCACCCAGGCCGTTACTATCGACTACTTGAATGCTTGGAGCATGGATAAACCTGTAATCAATTAGCTAAAAGAAGGCAAACGCTTCTACTAG